Part of the Fervidobacterium sp. genome, TTACAAATTGGCTGGAGAAAAACCTTCAGCTCACCATTATAAAATGCTTCTCTAAGTGCTCTCTCCTTTACAGCCCTTTCTTGTAATTCGTTATCGATCAGTATACTGTAAAAAGTAATTTTGTCCCTTGAATTTTTAGCCCTGTTCAATGCAAGGTTGGCTTTTCTTAATGCTTCTTCTGATGTGTCAAGAACACTGAATATATGTACACCAACAGAAAACCTTACCTCTATCGTTTCACCATCTATATGGTATGGTTTTGAAATTTCTGACAGTATTTTGTTAACCACATTTTGCACAACATCTCTCGCAGCTTGATAGCTTTTACCTGCTTTCTCAAGAAGTATCCAAAATTCGTCTGCGTAAGGTCTAGAGATTGTATCTCCTTCTCTAAGAGCTGATCTGAGTCTTTGTGAAATAGCCTTAAGCACTCCATCGCCAAATTGATGTCCCTTGAGAATGTTAATTTGACTGAAATTCGATATGTCTATGAAAATTAATCCATGGTAATCATTTATTGATGAAAATTCACTAATACTGCTCAGTTTTCTGAGAAAGTAATTTCGTGTGTATAAGCCAGTTAATATGTCTCTCTGGAGTGTGTTCCTTGCTATATTCATCGCTTCTCTCTCTGAAGAAATATCTGTATAGAAGGCGTAAATCAAATATTCACCACTGTTATCAGAGCCAAGAACTAAATTACTAATCTTCGCAACGGTTATTCTCACATCAATTTCTTTATTGTCCTTTGTTTTGCGAACAGTTTCAACCCTTAAAGTGTTTTGCGATGAAACCAACTCTCTCAGCTTTGGAGGTTCGTCTTTAAGGTTCTCGGGAACTATTAAATCGTCTATTTTCTTACTAAGAATTTCGTTTTTTGAATATCCAAACATTTTGGAAAACTGCGTGTTACAATTTATTATCGTGCCGTCTTTTTTTAGTATTACAACTCCATCCGGGACATTTTCGAAAAGTGAATCAAACAATATCGTAAATTCTTCGAGGTGTTTTCTTGAGATCAACTCAGAAGTTACATCTTTCAATATCAATAATTTCGTCCCGTTGACAACTTGAAGATTAACGTAAAAATATCTGCCGTTGAGTTCAGTTACTTCACCAGCTCGAGATATAACTTCTTCAACTCCCTGGTGCTTTTTACCAATGAGCTGATTTTGATCGACGTTTAAAACTTTCGCAGCAGAATTGTTCAAATTTATTATATGGTTATCTTCGTCAAGCACTACTATAGCATTCTCAGAAGTTTGAAAATTTGACAACAAAGCATCATGTATGCTTATTTTCCAGAACTGTCGTACAAGAAGTAGCTCAGTGGTCAGTACGGT contains:
- a CDS encoding EAL domain-containing protein, which gives rise to MISVLSLFYLFDRNIQKISRMIVYLSSLATLLSIFEFLKHEAYLMVYEKIQDCILLFFPVFLLSFFNEFLSLNLSKKLIGFFYTVSTIYLILALTNKFHNLFWAGTRVSDLYKGNLRPTIGVAILFYYAIFVIILIIMYWGIAKARTISISTKVKIATVFLIGVTLAAISFYSDYNYTLMVFSISLTVLTTELLLVRQFWKISIHDALLSNFQTSENAIVVLDEDNHIINLNNSAAKVLNVDQNQLIGKKHQGVEEVISRAGEVTELNGRYFYVNLQVVNGTKLLILKDVTSELISRKHLEEFTILFDSLFENVPDGVVILKKDGTIINCNTQFSKMFGYSKNEILSKKIDDLIVPENLKDEPPKLRELVSSQNTLRVETVRKTKDNKEIDVRITVAKISNLVLGSDNSGEYLIYAFYTDISSEREAMNIARNTLQRDILTGLYTRNYFLRKLSSISEFSSINDYHGLIFIDISNFSQINILKGHQFGDGVLKAISQRLRSALREGDTISRPYADEFWILLEKAGKSYQAARDVVQNVVNKILSEISKPYHIDGETIEVRFSVGVHIFSVLDTSEEALRKANLALNRAKNSRDKITFYSILIDNELQERAVKERALREAFYNGELKVFLQPICNYSGRISGAEALMRWIKKDGTILPPYEFIQIIEENGMIIPVGEEILRQVCEVLEKAQNKLSFIDVNISPIQLRDQKMADRFIEITKAYGVKPSKIVLEITENILIDMSEVVKANIDRLLSYGFELCIDDFGIGYSSLSYLTLLPLRKIKVDRSFVFKLPEDKKSIKLLEAIYNITKAFQLEAIPEGVENEKQLEILSMIGYRLFQGYLFGKPVPIDEFIKRLTQN